A single genomic interval of Microbacterium oleivorans harbors:
- the arfA gene encoding arabinosylfuranosidase ArfA produces the protein MPRARIVIDRDFTVADVPRRLFGSFVEHMGRCVYTGIFEPGHPQADERGFRRDVLALVKELGATVVRYPGGNFVSGYNWEDGVGPVADRPHRLDGAWHTVETNAFGLHEFVDWAREARVEVMEAVNLGTRGVDEARALVEYANHPGGTAWSDLRRRNGAADPFDIRLWCLGNELDGPWQIGHKTAHEYGRLAQETAKAMRLVDPDIELVAVGSSNRQMPTFGSWEHTVLTHAYDEVDYISMHAYYQEDEGDAASFLAEAVDMDAFIDGVVSTIDAVKAAGKHRGQVDISFDEWNVWYQRGLDTEDQPHIVSASKQWRAHPRLIEDTYNVTDAVVVGTFLHSLLRHGDRVRIANQAQLVNVIAPIRSEEGGPAWRQSIFWPFARMSQLAQGRVLRLAVDADQTPTAKFGDVDVVDAAATWDEATGRVALFVANRSLESETEVELELRGLGASGIVSAEVLTVPEGGDRRSANTEREQDAVGLVPLRGVGLDEGVLRATLPALAWAVVVLEVARS, from the coding sequence ATGCCCCGCGCCCGCATCGTCATCGATCGCGACTTCACCGTGGCCGACGTGCCGCGCCGCCTCTTCGGCTCGTTCGTCGAGCACATGGGCCGCTGCGTCTACACCGGCATCTTCGAACCCGGCCACCCGCAGGCCGACGAGCGCGGCTTCCGCCGCGACGTGCTCGCGCTCGTGAAGGAGCTCGGCGCCACCGTCGTGCGCTACCCCGGCGGCAACTTCGTCTCGGGCTACAACTGGGAGGACGGGGTCGGCCCGGTCGCCGACCGTCCCCACCGGCTGGACGGCGCCTGGCACACCGTCGAGACCAACGCGTTCGGGCTGCACGAGTTCGTCGACTGGGCCCGCGAGGCCCGCGTCGAGGTCATGGAGGCGGTCAACCTCGGCACGCGCGGAGTCGACGAGGCCCGGGCCCTCGTGGAGTACGCCAACCACCCCGGCGGCACCGCCTGGTCCGACCTGCGACGCCGCAACGGCGCCGCCGACCCGTTCGACATCCGCCTGTGGTGCCTCGGCAACGAGCTCGACGGGCCCTGGCAGATCGGTCACAAGACCGCGCACGAGTACGGCCGGCTCGCCCAGGAGACGGCGAAGGCCATGCGCCTGGTCGATCCCGACATCGAGCTCGTCGCCGTCGGGTCCTCGAACCGGCAGATGCCGACCTTCGGCTCGTGGGAGCACACCGTGCTCACCCACGCCTACGACGAGGTCGACTACATCTCGATGCACGCCTACTACCAGGAGGACGAGGGAGATGCGGCATCCTTCCTGGCCGAGGCGGTCGACATGGACGCATTCATCGACGGGGTCGTCTCGACGATCGACGCGGTCAAGGCCGCCGGCAAGCACCGGGGGCAGGTCGACATCTCGTTCGACGAGTGGAACGTCTGGTACCAGCGCGGACTCGACACCGAGGACCAGCCGCACATCGTCTCGGCCTCGAAGCAATGGCGCGCCCACCCCCGCCTCATCGAGGACACCTACAACGTGACGGATGCCGTCGTCGTGGGCACCTTCCTCCACAGCCTGCTGCGGCACGGCGACCGCGTGCGCATCGCCAACCAGGCCCAGCTCGTCAACGTCATCGCCCCGATCCGCTCCGAGGAGGGCGGCCCCGCCTGGCGCCAGTCGATCTTCTGGCCGTTCGCCCGGATGTCGCAGCTCGCGCAGGGTCGGGTGCTGCGGCTCGCGGTCGACGCCGACCAGACCCCGACCGCGAAGTTCGGCGATGTCGACGTCGTCGACGCCGCCGCCACGTGGGACGAGGCCACGGGCCGGGTCGCGCTGTTCGTGGCGAACCGCTCGCTCGAGTCCGAGACCGAGGTCGAGCTCGAGCTGCGGGGACTCGGCGCGTCGGGCATCGTGTCGGCCGAGGTGCTGACCGTGCCCGAGGGCGGCGACCGGCGCTCGGCGAACACGGAGCGGGAGCAGGATGCCGTCGGCCTCGTGCCTCTGCGCGGCGTCGGCCTCGACGAGGGCGTGCTGCGCGCGACGCTGCCCGCGCTGGCGTGGGCGGTGGTCGTCCTCGAGGTCGCGCGCAGCTGA
- a CDS encoding carbohydrate ABC transporter permease produces MSAAATSTATRAVVAPGVAPDARGRKPGQRRFAPLTVVAFVALALMAIGWLLPFLWALATAFKTETDAASGAGGWVGESGPTTEAFTSILSQGNVWLWAGNSLWTSAAITLITLAISAVAAYAFSRLEFRGKSVLYGAVIASIVIPPQVLIIPLFYEMLAFNLVDTPWGLILPQVVAPAMVFILKKFFDQVPIELEDAARVDGAGRFRVFWSIVLPLSRPILGAVAIFVFITAWNNFLWPFLIINDTTLMTLPVGLQTVISAYGVQYAQVMAQAVLASLPLIIVFLIFQKQIVRGVATTGFGGQ; encoded by the coding sequence ATGAGCGCCGCCGCCACCTCGACCGCCACCCGGGCGGTCGTCGCCCCCGGGGTCGCCCCCGACGCCCGCGGACGCAAGCCCGGTCAGCGCCGGTTCGCGCCGCTCACCGTCGTCGCCTTCGTCGCCCTCGCGCTCATGGCGATCGGCTGGCTGCTGCCGTTCCTCTGGGCGCTGGCGACCGCGTTCAAGACCGAGACGGATGCCGCCTCGGGCGCCGGCGGCTGGGTCGGCGAGAGCGGACCGACCACCGAGGCCTTCACCTCGATCCTCTCGCAGGGCAACGTCTGGCTCTGGGCCGGCAACAGCCTGTGGACCTCGGCGGCGATCACCCTCATCACCCTCGCGATCTCCGCCGTCGCCGCCTACGCCTTCTCGCGCCTGGAGTTCCGCGGCAAGAGCGTCCTGTACGGCGCGGTCATCGCCTCGATCGTCATCCCGCCGCAGGTGCTGATCATCCCGCTGTTCTACGAGATGCTCGCCTTCAATCTCGTCGACACCCCCTGGGGCCTCATCCTGCCGCAGGTCGTCGCGCCGGCGATGGTCTTCATCCTGAAGAAGTTCTTCGACCAGGTGCCGATCGAGCTCGAGGATGCCGCACGCGTCGACGGCGCCGGACGGTTCCGGGTGTTCTGGTCGATCGTGCTGCCGCTGTCGCGCCCGATCCTCGGCGCCGTCGCGATCTTCGTCTTCATCACGGCGTGGAACAACTTCCTCTGGCCGTTCCTCATCATCAACGACACGACGCTGATGACCCTCCCCGTGGGCCTGCAGACCGTCATCAGCGCCTACGGCGTGCAGTACGCGCAGGTCATGGCCCAGGCCGTGCTCGCGTCGCTGCCGCTGATCATCGTGTTCCTGATCTTCCAGAAGCAGATCGTACGCGGCGTCGCGACGACCGGCTTCGGCGGTCAGTGA
- a CDS encoding carbohydrate ABC transporter permease, whose translation MTLDTASGRAGLADSAATRTIVTGRRAGHRRRHAGDRGEQRIAWGFLAPFLVAFALFLVWPLLHGLYLSFTDQSLTGAGGSFVGATNYIEALGDPVMWRSLGNTAWFTVLSTVPLVLLALVMALLVQRGLPGQWLWRLSFFMPYLLASTVISQIWVWIFNPQIGAANGILEALGLEPIAWLQNPDTNMLAIVIATVWWTVGFNFLLYLAALQNIPETQYEAASIDGAGEWRKLFSITVPQLGQITVLIVILQVLASLKLFDQAYQMLGGIASETTRSIVQYIYESGFVGYRFGYSAAISYVFFAVIVVIGVIQALVTRRRREHS comes from the coding sequence ATGACCCTCGACACCGCGTCCGGCCGCGCCGGCCTCGCCGACTCGGCGGCCACGCGCACGATCGTCACGGGCCGGCGCGCCGGGCACCGTCGGCGTCACGCGGGCGACCGCGGCGAACAGCGCATCGCATGGGGGTTCCTCGCCCCCTTCCTCGTCGCGTTCGCGCTCTTCCTCGTCTGGCCGCTCCTGCACGGCCTCTACCTCAGCTTCACCGACCAGTCGCTGACCGGTGCGGGCGGCTCGTTCGTCGGTGCGACGAACTACATCGAGGCGCTCGGCGACCCCGTCATGTGGCGCTCCCTCGGCAACACGGCATGGTTCACGGTGCTCTCCACCGTCCCCCTCGTGCTGCTGGCGCTCGTGATGGCCCTGCTCGTGCAACGCGGGCTCCCCGGCCAGTGGCTGTGGCGGCTGTCGTTCTTCATGCCGTACCTGCTCGCCTCGACGGTGATCTCGCAGATCTGGGTGTGGATCTTCAACCCGCAGATCGGTGCCGCCAACGGCATCCTCGAGGCGCTCGGTCTCGAGCCGATCGCCTGGTTGCAGAATCCCGACACCAACATGCTCGCGATCGTGATCGCCACGGTGTGGTGGACGGTCGGCTTCAACTTCCTGCTCTACCTCGCAGCCCTGCAGAACATCCCCGAGACGCAGTACGAGGCGGCGTCCATCGACGGGGCGGGGGAGTGGCGCAAACTCTTCTCGATCACCGTCCCGCAGCTCGGACAGATCACGGTCCTCATCGTCATCCTGCAGGTGCTGGCGTCGCTGAAGCTCTTCGACCAGGCGTACCAGATGCTCGGCGGCATCGCGAGCGAGACCACCCGCTCGATCGTGCAGTACATCTACGAGTCCGGGTTCGTCGGGTACCGCTTCGGCTACTCCGCCGCGATCTCGTACGTCTTCTTCGCCGTGATCGTCGTGATCGGCGTCATCCAAGCACTCGTCACCCGACGCCGCAGGGAGCACTCATGA
- a CDS encoding extracellular solute-binding protein encodes MAPPIELTRRRFLSGAAALAGTAFLASCAGLPGGANARTLQFWHLLSGADGVTMSGLIDGVNAAQTDYRVRPTVLAWGEPYYTKLAMAAAGGRAPDVSVMHASRVVGYAPGGLLDTWDTARLADLGVDASTFTDAIWQKGFIGDDLYSVALDAHPFILMYNTEICAEAGVLDGDGRLRPVTSPEEFLELGRAVAAVSESHGLSFGYLGDGAQMWRLFYTLYTQHGLEIELPPGGPAVIDEDAAVASLGFMQQLLDDEIASRSADYQSAIAEFATGRSGLFLTGVWELRSMQEQNLPIDATIIPALFGTPSVYADSHSFTLPHQSSPDEATRDLVYRFVADILKGSFDWAEAGHIPAYLPVTQSAAYADLLPQAHYAEAAELVKYDPPAWFTGSGSRFQADFGAAVQNVLLRGADPAEAIARFRTRIDQQLRTPNPADPEGAGA; translated from the coding sequence ATGGCCCCACCGATCGAACTCACCCGGCGCCGGTTCCTGTCCGGTGCCGCCGCCCTCGCCGGCACGGCGTTCCTGGCCTCGTGCGCCGGTCTCCCCGGCGGCGCGAACGCCCGCACGCTGCAGTTCTGGCACCTGCTCTCGGGCGCCGACGGCGTCACGATGTCGGGCCTCATCGACGGCGTCAACGCCGCGCAGACCGACTACCGCGTGCGACCCACGGTGCTCGCCTGGGGCGAGCCGTACTACACCAAGCTCGCGATGGCCGCGGCCGGGGGGCGTGCGCCGGACGTGTCGGTCATGCACGCCTCTCGTGTGGTCGGCTACGCACCCGGCGGCCTGCTCGACACGTGGGACACCGCGCGCCTCGCCGACCTCGGGGTCGATGCGAGCACCTTCACCGACGCCATCTGGCAGAAGGGCTTCATCGGCGACGACCTCTACAGCGTCGCTCTCGACGCGCACCCCTTCATCCTGATGTACAACACCGAGATCTGCGCCGAGGCGGGGGTGCTCGACGGCGACGGCAGGCTCCGGCCGGTCACCTCGCCCGAGGAGTTCCTCGAGCTCGGGCGCGCCGTCGCGGCCGTCTCGGAGTCGCATGGGCTGTCGTTCGGCTACCTCGGCGACGGCGCGCAGATGTGGCGGCTGTTCTACACGCTCTACACGCAGCACGGTCTCGAGATCGAGCTGCCGCCGGGCGGCCCCGCCGTGATCGACGAGGACGCCGCCGTCGCGTCGCTCGGCTTCATGCAGCAGCTCCTCGACGACGAGATCGCCTCGCGCAGCGCCGACTACCAGAGCGCGATCGCGGAGTTCGCGACCGGCCGCAGCGGCCTCTTCCTCACCGGCGTCTGGGAGCTGCGGTCGATGCAGGAGCAGAACCTGCCCATCGACGCGACCATCATCCCCGCGCTCTTCGGCACCCCGTCGGTCTACGCCGACTCGCACTCGTTCACACTGCCGCACCAGAGCTCCCCGGATGAGGCCACCCGCGATCTCGTCTACCGCTTCGTCGCCGACATCCTGAAGGGCTCCTTCGACTGGGCCGAGGCCGGACACATCCCGGCATACCTGCCGGTGACGCAGTCGGCCGCTTATGCCGACCTCCTGCCGCAGGCCCACTACGCCGAAGCGGCCGAGCTCGTGAAGTACGACCCGCCGGCGTGGTTCACCGGCTCGGGCTCGCGGTTCCAGGCCGACTTCGGCGCCGCGGTGCAGAACGTGCTGCTGCGCGGCGCCGATCCGGCCGAGGCGATCGCCCGGTTCCGCACACGCATCGACCAGCAGCTGAGGACGCCGAACCCGGCCGACCCGGAAGGGGCGGGAGCATGA
- a CDS encoding LacI family DNA-binding transcriptional regulator, with protein sequence MPKDRAGRATMKDVAALAGVSAKTVSNVLTGTAAVRPETQGRVEAAMRELDFVPNLSARGLRNGRSGVIAIALPDLATAFSAEMLHHLVDAAHQRGFAVQIEETATAPERERDLVSRARQHLVDGVVLNPIRIEDSVIDRDDRLPPVVLIGEVEQHVTDRVLVDSRAGARDAVAHLIERGARRIAAIGGDGQRDRATATSRLRLAGMHDALAAAGLEVDPRREINVLPWNMEAGAIGVRTLIERGVGFDAVLCFTDSIAVGALHALAAAGVRVPDDVLVCGFDDIEQSRYTTPELTTVSFDRDEFARATIALLEERITARGAPVRAVAIPHRVVVRGSTGTTPASSPSGVAAG encoded by the coding sequence ATGCCGAAGGACAGAGCCGGCCGCGCCACGATGAAGGATGTCGCCGCGCTCGCGGGTGTGTCGGCCAAGACGGTCTCGAACGTCCTCACCGGCACCGCCGCGGTTCGGCCCGAGACGCAGGGACGTGTCGAAGCGGCGATGCGCGAGCTCGACTTCGTGCCCAATCTCAGCGCGCGCGGTCTGCGCAACGGCCGCTCCGGCGTCATCGCGATCGCGCTGCCCGACCTCGCGACCGCGTTCTCGGCGGAGATGCTGCACCATCTCGTCGACGCGGCGCACCAGCGCGGGTTCGCCGTGCAGATCGAGGAGACGGCGACAGCTCCCGAGCGCGAGCGCGATCTGGTGTCGCGGGCACGCCAGCATCTCGTCGACGGCGTCGTGCTGAACCCGATCCGCATCGAGGACAGCGTGATCGACCGCGACGACCGGCTTCCGCCGGTCGTGCTGATCGGCGAGGTCGAGCAGCACGTCACCGATCGGGTGCTCGTCGACAGTCGCGCCGGCGCCCGCGATGCCGTCGCCCATCTCATCGAGCGGGGGGCGCGGCGCATCGCCGCGATCGGCGGCGACGGACAGCGCGATCGCGCGACGGCGACGAGCCGGCTGCGCCTGGCCGGCATGCACGATGCTCTCGCGGCGGCGGGCCTCGAGGTCGACCCGCGCCGCGAGATCAACGTGCTCCCCTGGAACATGGAGGCCGGCGCCATCGGCGTGCGCACGCTGATCGAGCGGGGTGTGGGCTTCGACGCGGTGCTCTGCTTCACCGACTCGATCGCGGTGGGGGCGCTGCATGCGCTGGCCGCCGCCGGTGTGCGCGTGCCCGACGACGTGCTCGTCTGCGGGTTCGACGACATCGAGCAGTCGCGGTACACCACACCCGAGCTCACGACCGTGTCGTTCGACCGTGACGAGTTCGCACGCGCGACGATCGCGCTGCTGGAGGAGCGCATCACGGCGCGCGGGGCGCCGGTGCGAGCGGTGGCGATCCCGCACCGCGTCGTCGTGCGCGGCAGCACCGGTACCACCCCCGCCTCGTCGCCCTCGGGTGTCGCGGCCGGCTGA
- a CDS encoding GNAT family N-acetyltransferase, giving the protein MEAELQTDIVVRPVRDVDAEALGRVHATCWHETYDHLISSAALQSVSPRRLAELWTHWASQGEDFRMHAALVRGEIVGFVGSGPARDRDAPRLRELYFIYLLDAWHGTGIGQRLFDAAVEKDEQLYLWVAEDNPRAHRFYQRNGFALDGASHTEPFLGETLTEVRFVR; this is encoded by the coding sequence ATGGAAGCCGAACTGCAGACCGACATCGTCGTCCGTCCGGTGCGGGATGTCGACGCCGAAGCCCTCGGGCGCGTGCACGCCACCTGCTGGCACGAGACCTACGATCACCTGATCAGCTCCGCAGCGCTGCAGAGCGTGTCGCCTCGACGACTGGCGGAGCTGTGGACCCACTGGGCTTCGCAGGGCGAGGACTTCCGGATGCACGCCGCCCTCGTCCGCGGCGAGATCGTCGGCTTCGTGGGCTCCGGCCCCGCTCGCGACCGCGATGCGCCGCGCCTGCGCGAGCTGTACTTCATCTACCTGCTCGACGCGTGGCACGGCACCGGCATCGGCCAGCGCCTCTTCGACGCCGCCGTCGAGAAGGACGAGCAGCTCTACCTGTGGGTCGCCGAAGACAACCCCCGCGCCCACCGCTTCTACCAGCGCAACGGCTTCGCGCTCGATGGGGCATCGCACACCGAGCCGTTCCTGGGCGAGACGCTGACCGAGGTCCGATTCGTCCGCTGA
- a CDS encoding HNH endonuclease signature motif containing protein, which produces MQTNRTDGSDEDVNGAPHAAAFAGFVDALALAHAGEIASVRALAELGRSALREAHRGGVRGMASDMELRSVAAEAAGIARRGDRRVQWEIDHAMTVVDEYPAMFAAWEQRLVTREHVDVVVKVGRAVPEEVRPEFDAAAVAVCQRDIATRVAGALQNLAERMHPRSFSERHREAAAGRCVRLSPGADGMADLSATVPMVIAAGIYDRLTQMAQTVKDARADAVAVDAAGAGAVDGAGGAAAPDARTMDQLRADVLSDLVLGGAPVVDPTTGTDGRGTLGAIRAKVQVVITSDTLTGKDEHPAEAIGAGLVDADTVRELASQTGTWDRMFIDPITRTPVETNAYRPLPAMRRLLQTRDQHCRFPGCRRAAIRCEIDHTIDHATGGHTHILNLAHLCQRHHSMKQFTKWRVEQAGGGVLVWTSPLGRIYREDVPIPTVCFTPEHPAPPPGPPGPPGRGAGAPPDAPPPF; this is translated from the coding sequence ATGCAGACGAACCGCACGGACGGGAGCGACGAGGACGTCAATGGGGCGCCGCATGCCGCGGCGTTCGCCGGGTTCGTCGATGCGCTCGCCCTGGCCCATGCGGGAGAGATCGCGTCGGTGAGAGCCCTCGCCGAGCTGGGCCGGTCGGCCCTGCGCGAGGCGCATCGCGGCGGAGTCCGGGGCATGGCCTCCGACATGGAGCTGCGGTCGGTCGCCGCCGAGGCGGCGGGGATCGCGCGGCGTGGGGACCGCCGGGTGCAGTGGGAGATCGACCACGCGATGACGGTGGTGGATGAGTACCCGGCGATGTTCGCGGCGTGGGAGCAGCGCCTCGTCACCCGCGAGCACGTCGATGTCGTCGTGAAGGTCGGGCGGGCGGTGCCGGAGGAGGTACGACCGGAGTTCGACGCCGCCGCAGTGGCCGTGTGCCAGCGGGACATCGCGACGCGGGTGGCCGGGGCGTTGCAGAACCTGGCAGAGCGGATGCACCCGCGATCGTTCAGCGAGCGTCACCGGGAGGCCGCCGCCGGACGGTGCGTGCGGTTGTCGCCGGGGGCGGATGGGATGGCCGACCTCTCGGCGACGGTGCCGATGGTGATCGCGGCGGGGATCTACGACCGGTTGACGCAGATGGCACAGACCGTGAAGGACGCCCGGGCGGACGCTGTGGCGGTGGATGCCGCGGGTGCTGGCGCGGTGGACGGTGCGGGCGGTGCCGCCGCGCCCGATGCTCGGACGATGGATCAGCTCCGTGCGGACGTTCTCTCCGACCTCGTCCTCGGCGGCGCACCGGTCGTTGACCCGACCACCGGCACCGACGGGCGCGGGACGCTCGGCGCGATCCGCGCGAAAGTGCAGGTCGTGATCACCTCAGACACCCTCACCGGGAAGGACGAACACCCCGCCGAAGCCATCGGGGCCGGGCTCGTCGACGCCGACACCGTGCGGGAACTCGCCTCACAGACGGGGACGTGGGACCGGATGTTCATCGACCCGATCACCCGCACCCCGGTCGAGACCAACGCGTACCGGCCGTTGCCCGCGATGCGGCGGCTGCTGCAGACCCGCGACCAGCACTGCCGCTTCCCCGGCTGCCGGCGCGCCGCGATCCGCTGCGAAATCGACCACACCATCGACCACGCCACCGGTGGCCACACCCACATCTTGAACCTCGCCCACCTCTGCCAACGACACCACTCCATGAAGCAGTTCACCAAGTGGCGGGTGGAACAGGCCGGCGGCGGTGTCCTGGTGTGGACCTCACCCCTCGGGCGGATCTACCGAGAGGACGTCCCCATCCCCACCGTCTGCTTCACACCAGAACACCCCGCCCCACCACCCGGGCCACCCGGGCCACCCGGCCGAGGCGCCGGTGCACCACCGGACGCGCCACCACCCTTCTGA
- a CDS encoding cytochrome b/b6 domain-containing protein codes for MRAARFTPRQWVGVGVVVAIGVLALAASGVAAARWLSGLDGVRDFLERYPGAYPLPVGAPVGIPPWLGWQHFFNAFLMVLIISSGWRVRRETRPAVFWSPRGRPKRKTSLTIWFHQALDVLWLLNGAVFVVLLFATGQWMRIVPTSWEVFPNALSAMVQYASLDWPTENGWVNYNSLQQLAYFATVFVAAPLATVSGIRLSTLWPRGDRLASRLYPFEAARRIHVTVMVFFVVFIVIHVALVFATGALRNLNHMYAAQGSVDPAAPAENWTGFWMFVLSIGVIAVAAIAARPAVLAPIARVFGTVTVR; via the coding sequence GTGCGGGCGGCGCGTTTCACGCCCCGGCAGTGGGTCGGTGTCGGCGTCGTCGTCGCGATCGGGGTCCTCGCGCTGGCCGCATCGGGCGTGGCAGCGGCTCGGTGGTTGTCGGGGCTGGACGGTGTGCGCGACTTCCTGGAGCGGTATCCGGGCGCGTATCCGCTTCCGGTGGGAGCGCCGGTGGGCATCCCGCCCTGGCTGGGGTGGCAGCACTTCTTCAACGCCTTCCTGATGGTGCTGATCATCAGCTCGGGGTGGCGGGTGCGTCGGGAGACGCGGCCGGCGGTGTTCTGGTCGCCGCGCGGGCGGCCGAAGCGCAAGACGAGCCTGACGATCTGGTTCCACCAGGCGCTCGATGTGCTGTGGCTGCTCAACGGCGCCGTGTTCGTCGTGCTGCTGTTCGCGACGGGACAATGGATGCGCATCGTCCCGACGAGCTGGGAGGTGTTCCCCAACGCGTTGTCGGCGATGGTGCAGTACGCCTCGCTCGACTGGCCGACCGAGAACGGGTGGGTGAACTACAACAGCCTCCAGCAGCTCGCCTATTTCGCGACGGTGTTCGTCGCCGCGCCGCTGGCGACGGTCAGCGGCATCCGGCTGAGCACCCTCTGGCCCCGCGGGGACCGGCTTGCGAGCCGGCTGTATCCGTTCGAGGCGGCGCGGCGCATCCACGTGACCGTGATGGTGTTCTTCGTCGTCTTCATCGTGATCCACGTGGCGCTGGTGTTCGCCACGGGGGCGTTGCGGAATCTCAACCACATGTACGCGGCGCAGGGCTCGGTCGACCCCGCCGCGCCTGCGGAGAACTGGACCGGGTTCTGGATGTTCGTCCTGTCGATCGGCGTGATCGCGGTCGCGGCGATCGCCGCGCGGCCCGCGGTGCTCGCGCCGATCGCGCGGGTGTTCGGGACCGTCACGGTTCGGTGA
- a CDS encoding enoyl-CoA hydratase-related protein codes for MSQYTTIVTETRGRVGWVTLHRPEALNALGSTLVAELADAVVAFDRDDAIGAIVITGSERAFAAGADIKEMAGRSVRDMSVDSPFAALEEVSRVRTPLVAAVAGYALGGGCELAMMCDIVLAADTAVFGQPEIDLGVIPGIGGTQRLARAIGYYKAAEMVLTGRRMPADEAERAGLVSRVVPAADLLAEAGEVADRIASRSLPVVYAAKQALRASQETTTAEGLRLERTLFASLFALDDQTEGMAAFVEKRKPQFRHR; via the coding sequence ATGAGCCAGTACACGACGATCGTCACCGAGACGCGCGGGCGCGTCGGCTGGGTGACTCTGCACCGCCCCGAGGCCCTCAACGCACTCGGCTCCACCCTGGTGGCCGAGCTCGCCGACGCCGTTGTGGCGTTCGATCGCGACGACGCGATCGGGGCGATCGTCATCACCGGGTCGGAGCGCGCCTTCGCCGCGGGCGCCGACATCAAGGAGATGGCCGGCCGGAGCGTGCGCGACATGTCGGTCGACAGCCCGTTCGCCGCGCTCGAGGAGGTCTCCCGGGTGCGCACGCCCCTCGTGGCGGCCGTCGCCGGGTACGCCCTCGGCGGCGGGTGCGAGCTGGCGATGATGTGCGACATCGTCCTCGCGGCCGACACGGCCGTGTTCGGGCAGCCCGAGATCGACCTCGGCGTCATCCCCGGGATCGGCGGGACACAGCGTCTCGCGCGGGCGATCGGCTACTACAAAGCCGCGGAGATGGTGCTGACGGGGCGGCGGATGCCGGCGGACGAGGCCGAGCGCGCCGGGCTCGTGTCGCGGGTCGTTCCGGCCGCCGATCTCCTGGCCGAGGCGGGAGAGGTCGCGGATCGGATCGCGTCGCGGTCGTTGCCCGTCGTCTATGCCGCGAAGCAGGCGCTGCGTGCGTCGCAGGAGACCACGACGGCTGAGGGCCTGCGCCTGGAGCGGACGCTCTTCGCGTCGCTGTTCGCTCTCGATGATCAGACCGAGGGCATGGCGGCGTTCGTCGAGAAGCGGAAGCCGCAGTTCCGGCACCGCTGA